The following are from one region of the Aquirufa lenticrescens genome:
- a CDS encoding ATP-dependent Clp protease ATP-binding subunit yields MEAKFSNKVKEVISLAREEALRLGHDYIGTEHLMLGMIRDGQGPGIDLLLRSGVSLDSLRQSIEHSTASTTRSSFDRENMLNIPLTKQAEKVLRLTYLEAKYFKTNVVETDHLLMAVLRDEDNVATQILEKYQVYYDLIKEMVEFQSGNGQGSNPKASSDTDDNDDDSRLYSAGSGSTGGAGAGNATGSKPGEKSKTPVLDNFGRDLTKVAENGKLDPIVGREKEIERVAQILSRRKKNNPILIGEPGVGKTAIAEGLALRIVQKKVSRVLFGKRVVTLDIASLVAGTKYRGQFEERMKAVMNELEKSTDVILFIDELHTIVGAGGASGSLDASNMFKPALARGDIQVIGATTLDEYRQYIEKDGALARRFQTVMVDATTVEETIEILHNIKDKYEDHHHVIYTDESIISAVKLSDRYISDRFLPDKAIDVLDEVGARVHISNINVPEDIVALEGQIEIVKKEKNQVVKSQKYEEAAQLRDREKKLIDQLEQSKAAWEEDSKKQKFTVTEENVAEVIAQMTGIPVNRVAAKEGEKLLQMEEQLSKQVIGQPDAIKKLVKAIQRTRVGLKDPKKPIGSFIFLGPTGVGKTEMAKVLATYLFDKEDALVRIDMSEYMEKFSVSRLVGAPPGYVGYEEGGQLTEKIRRKPYAVVLLDEIEKAHPDVFNLLLQVLDDGILTDGLGRRVDFRNTIIIMTSNIGARDLKDFGSGIGFSTKSKVDNLDEYAKTTIQNALKKAFAPEFINRLDDIIVFNSLERPAIHQIIDLMLTKLKTRLANLGFEVELTEKAKDFMADKGYDPQYGARPLNRAIQKYLEDALAEEILKGALAEGEYIVADFEEGADALTLARKIRKELTKQKK; encoded by the coding sequence ATGGAGGCTAAATTTTCGAATAAAGTGAAGGAAGTCATCTCGTTAGCGCGAGAAGAGGCATTGCGTTTAGGTCACGATTATATTGGGACTGAACACTTGATGTTAGGGATGATTCGAGATGGACAGGGTCCAGGTATTGATTTATTGTTGCGTTCAGGAGTTTCTTTGGATTCTTTACGCCAAAGCATCGAACATTCTACTGCTTCCACTACTCGTTCTTCTTTTGATCGGGAGAATATGTTAAATATTCCGTTGACTAAACAAGCTGAAAAAGTGTTGCGTTTGACGTATTTAGAGGCTAAATACTTTAAAACAAATGTCGTAGAAACGGATCATTTATTAATGGCCGTTTTACGTGATGAAGATAATGTGGCGACACAGATTTTGGAAAAATACCAAGTTTATTACGATTTAATTAAGGAAATGGTAGAATTCCAATCAGGAAATGGTCAAGGTTCTAATCCTAAGGCCAGCTCGGATACAGACGATAATGACGATGATTCTCGTTTATACAGTGCTGGATCCGGTTCTACAGGTGGTGCTGGTGCAGGTAATGCAACTGGTTCTAAACCAGGAGAAAAAAGTAAAACACCTGTTTTAGATAATTTCGGTCGTGATCTGACTAAGGTAGCTGAAAATGGAAAACTTGATCCGATTGTAGGTCGCGAGAAAGAGATTGAACGTGTGGCTCAGATTTTATCTCGCCGCAAGAAAAATAACCCTATTTTGATCGGTGAACCCGGTGTGGGTAAAACAGCTATTGCGGAAGGCTTAGCCTTGCGCATTGTGCAGAAGAAAGTATCCCGTGTACTTTTTGGCAAACGTGTTGTTACGCTTGATATCGCGTCTTTAGTGGCTGGTACGAAATACCGTGGTCAGTTCGAAGAGCGTATGAAAGCGGTGATGAATGAACTAGAGAAATCGACAGACGTTATTTTGTTTATTGATGAGTTGCATACGATTGTAGGCGCTGGTGGTGCTTCGGGTTCTTTAGATGCTTCGAATATGTTCAAGCCTGCGTTAGCGCGTGGAGATATACAAGTTATCGGAGCAACTACCTTAGATGAATACCGTCAGTACATTGAGAAAGATGGTGCTTTAGCTCGTCGTTTCCAAACCGTAATGGTGGATGCTACGACAGTCGAAGAAACCATTGAAATCTTACATAATATCAAAGATAAATACGAGGACCACCACCACGTGATTTATACAGATGAATCGATCATTTCTGCGGTTAAATTATCAGATCGCTATATTTCAGATCGTTTCTTGCCAGATAAGGCGATTGATGTGTTAGATGAAGTAGGCGCGAGAGTGCACATTTCTAATATCAATGTACCAGAAGATATTGTGGCATTAGAAGGCCAAATCGAAATCGTGAAGAAAGAGAAAAACCAAGTGGTGAAGTCTCAGAAATACGAAGAGGCGGCTCAATTGCGTGATCGCGAGAAGAAATTAATCGATCAATTGGAACAATCGAAAGCGGCTTGGGAAGAGGATTCGAAGAAACAGAAATTTACGGTCACAGAAGAAAATGTGGCGGAGGTAATTGCTCAGATGACAGGTATTCCAGTCAATCGTGTAGCGGCGAAAGAAGGCGAGAAATTATTGCAGATGGAGGAACAACTTTCGAAGCAAGTAATAGGTCAGCCGGATGCCATCAAAAAATTAGTTAAGGCCATTCAGCGTACACGCGTAGGTTTAAAAGATCCTAAGAAGCCTATTGGTTCATTTATCTTCCTAGGACCTACGGGAGTAGGAAAGACAGAGATGGCTAAAGTATTAGCTACCTATTTATTCGATAAAGAAGACGCTTTAGTGCGTATCGATATGAGTGAGTACATGGAGAAATTCAGTGTATCTCGTTTAGTAGGAGCGCCTCCGGGATACGTGGGTTACGAAGAAGGTGGTCAGTTGACTGAAAAGATTCGTCGTAAGCCTTATGCGGTAGTTTTATTAGATGAGATTGAAAAGGCGCATCCTGATGTGTTTAACTTGTTATTGCAAGTATTAGATGATGGTATTTTGACAGATGGTTTAGGTCGTCGTGTTGATTTTAGAAATACGATTATCATTATGACTTCTAATATTGGGGCACGTGATTTGAAAGATTTTGGATCAGGTATCGGATTCTCTACGAAGTCCAAAGTGGATAACTTGGATGAATATGCGAAGACAACCATTCAAAATGCGTTGAAAAAAGCTTTCGCACCTGAGTTCATTAACCGTTTAGATGATATCATCGTATTTAATTCGTTAGAGCGTCCTGCCATCCACCAAATCATTGATTTGATGTTAACGAAGTTGAAAACGCGTTTAGCTAACCTTGGATTTGAAGTGGAATTAACGGAGAAAGCAAAAGAC
- a CDS encoding WbqC family protein: protein MHIETHYLPSLEYMTVLLQHPAILFEVEENFPKQTFRNRCMILGANGVERLTVPVIHTSGVKTKTKDTKINYSQNWMKQHQGAIQAAYGNAPYYEYFEPYLHQIFAKKRFFLVDLNIDLLSFVYRILDEPLVFDKTEEFGVFSGSSEYDTISAKKDWTTRSIYQNRSYRQCFGTQFVPNLSILDLLMNHGKESLTFLK, encoded by the coding sequence ATGCACATTGAGACTCATTATTTGCCTAGTCTAGAATACATGACGGTTTTGCTTCAGCATCCGGCTATACTTTTCGAGGTGGAGGAAAATTTCCCTAAACAGACATTTCGGAATCGTTGTATGATTTTAGGAGCGAATGGTGTGGAGCGATTAACGGTTCCGGTGATTCATACTTCTGGTGTGAAAACAAAAACGAAGGATACCAAGATTAATTATTCCCAAAATTGGATGAAGCAACACCAAGGAGCTATTCAAGCTGCCTATGGAAATGCACCTTATTACGAATATTTTGAGCCATATTTACATCAAATCTTTGCAAAAAAAAGGTTTTTTTTAGTAGATTTAAATATTGATCTCTTGAGCTTTGTATACCGTATTTTAGATGAGCCTTTGGTATTTGACAAGACGGAAGAATTCGGAGTTTTTAGTGGATCAAGTGAATATGATACTATAAGTGCAAAAAAAGACTGGACAACGCGTTCAATCTATCAAAATAGATCTTATCGACAGTGTTTTGGTACGCAATTTGTTCCGAACTTGTCGATTTTGGATTTATTGATGAATCACGGAAAGGAGTCTTTGACTTTTTTAAAATAA
- a CDS encoding lysophospholipid acyltransferase family protein — protein sequence MKASPLFLYKLIGRLPLPVLYGFASFCTFLFYYLIPYRKKVIQGNMKKSFPTLSDKELGKLTYQFYGYLTDQLVEFFKGVSISKDEMLDRFEIKNEDVVTDFIKKGIPVILVAGHQGNWEWAIHRLALSKNPHDVIYQKLNNPTFNEFTKQVRSRFGHVVLLEKRESVLLTRERKDIPRVICLAADQAPQKPESAYWTNFLHQDTAFFTGMERFARDYQYPVVFAELIRKKRGKYTMTYELLANVPFDELAPGEIIERFARRLEKSINAYPEQYLWSHRRWKHSKPEKLSLKWS from the coding sequence ATGAAAGCGTCTCCCCTGTTTCTGTACAAACTTATTGGAAGATTACCTCTACCGGTACTTTATGGATTCGCCTCTTTTTGCACCTTCTTATTTTATTACCTCATTCCCTACAGAAAAAAGGTGATTCAGGGCAATATGAAAAAGTCCTTCCCAACTCTTTCTGACAAAGAATTAGGCAAACTTACGTACCAATTTTATGGGTATTTAACAGATCAATTAGTCGAATTTTTTAAAGGGGTTTCTATCAGCAAAGATGAAATGCTTGATCGATTTGAGATCAAAAATGAAGACGTTGTGACTGACTTTATTAAAAAAGGAATTCCCGTCATATTAGTAGCTGGACATCAAGGAAATTGGGAATGGGCTATACACCGTTTAGCGCTGAGTAAGAATCCGCACGATGTGATTTACCAAAAGCTAAATAATCCTACTTTTAATGAATTTACGAAGCAAGTACGTTCGCGCTTTGGGCACGTAGTATTGTTAGAAAAAAGAGAATCAGTTTTACTTACAAGAGAACGTAAAGATATTCCTCGAGTCATTTGTTTAGCAGCTGACCAGGCTCCACAGAAACCTGAAAGCGCTTATTGGACGAACTTTTTACACCAAGATACGGCCTTCTTTACCGGAATGGAGCGTTTCGCGAGAGATTATCAATACCCAGTTGTGTTCGCAGAATTGATTCGAAAAAAGAGAGGAAAATATACGATGACCTACGAATTATTAGCGAATGTCCCTTTTGATGAATTAGCTCCAGGTGAAATTATTGAACGCTTTGCTCGTCGTTTGGAAAAATCCATCAATGCCTACCCAGAACAATACTTGTGGTCTCACCGACGCTGGAAACACAGTAAACCTGAAAAATTAAGCCTGAAGTGGTCTTAA
- a CDS encoding L-threonylcarbamoyladenylate synthase — translation MAELIRLYDKNNSQATLDLIVKALEKDAVIIYKTDTMYALGCHIGSTKAVNRICEIKGIQASKNRFSFICADLSSIANYAKVSDFAFKTLKRYLPGAFTFVLPASSKVPSVLVQGKKTVGIRIPDYEPVLSIVSLLGSPLLTTSLPHDDLEVEEYTDPSLIMDRWGHAVDLVLDGGFGGYIPSSVIEISEDSFEIIREGAGDCSAFN, via the coding sequence ATGGCAGAACTCATTCGTCTGTATGATAAGAATAACAGCCAGGCCACTTTGGATCTGATAGTGAAAGCCTTGGAAAAGGATGCTGTGATAATTTATAAGACGGATACGATGTATGCCTTAGGTTGCCATATTGGTTCGACTAAGGCTGTTAATCGGATCTGTGAAATCAAAGGCATTCAAGCCTCTAAGAACCGTTTCTCCTTTATTTGCGCCGATTTAAGTTCGATTGCGAATTATGCCAAAGTATCTGATTTTGCCTTCAAAACGTTGAAAAGATATTTACCAGGTGCATTTACTTTTGTACTACCAGCTAGCTCTAAAGTACCATCTGTGTTAGTGCAAGGAAAGAAAACGGTAGGGATACGTATACCAGATTATGAGCCTGTATTATCCATTGTTTCCCTTTTAGGTTCCCCTCTTTTAACTACGTCTTTACCTCATGATGATTTAGAGGTAGAAGAGTATACGGATCCTAGTCTAATTATGGATCGGTGGGGCCACGCTGTAGACTTAGTATTAGATGGAGGGTTTGGTGGTTATATACCTTCCAGTGTGATTGAAATTTCAGAAGATTCCTTTGAAATTATTCGCGAAGGGGCAGGTGATTGTTCAGCTTTTAATTAA
- a CDS encoding YihY/virulence factor BrkB family protein: MLRRVWREIKVFWKDCEDHYILARILTILYQKIFHFDIDVRAAAVAYNFTLAVFPTIIFLFSLLAYIPVDNFDIKMVNFLKSSIPKNLQKDFTELLLDLIRKKSGGVLSFGFLFALYASTSGIQALIRSFNLTYKTKENRGIFKERVIAVSLNFLLTFVLITAFSVFIVGKLIIGYLKGKGLIDYDFNFYMLNILTYFLIFAIFFLTISIIYYYAPAITKRWKFFNAGSITASILTILVTNLFSYYLVNFASYNKVYGSIGSLIALMVWLYFIALILLVGFEINASIDQVKEEQEESETDYFFE; this comes from the coding sequence ATGCTTAGACGGGTTTGGAGAGAAATTAAGGTGTTTTGGAAAGATTGCGAGGATCATTATATCCTGGCTAGAATTTTGACGATTTTATACCAAAAGATATTTCATTTTGATATTGACGTGCGCGCTGCAGCAGTGGCCTATAATTTCACCTTAGCGGTTTTCCCCACGATTATCTTCTTATTCTCTTTATTAGCCTATATTCCGGTAGATAATTTTGATATCAAAATGGTGAACTTTTTGAAGTCATCCATTCCCAAAAATCTCCAAAAAGATTTCACCGAATTGCTGCTTGATTTAATACGTAAGAAATCAGGGGGTGTTTTGTCTTTTGGTTTTTTATTCGCCCTATATGCTTCTACAAGTGGTATTCAGGCTTTGATTCGTTCCTTTAATTTAACGTATAAAACGAAAGAGAATCGCGGGATTTTCAAAGAGCGGGTGATCGCAGTCTCCTTGAATTTCTTGTTAACCTTTGTGTTAATTACTGCATTTTCTGTCTTTATTGTGGGTAAATTAATTATCGGTTATTTGAAAGGGAAGGGCTTAATTGATTATGATTTCAATTTCTACATGTTGAATATTTTAACCTACTTCCTGATATTCGCCATCTTCTTTTTAACCATTTCCATTATCTATTATTACGCTCCAGCCATTACTAAGCGTTGGAAGTTCTTTAACGCTGGCTCCATCACTGCTTCTATTTTAACCATTTTAGTGACGAATTTATTTTCCTATTATTTAGTCAACTTTGCTAGTTATAATAAGGTCTATGGTTCGATTGGGTCGTTGATTGCCTTGATGGTTTGGTTGTATTTTATTGCCTTAATCTTACTAGTTGGTTTTGAAATCAATGCGAGTATTGATCAGGTAAAAGAAGAACAAGAGGAGTCAGAAACAGATTATTTCTTCGAATAA
- a CDS encoding acyl-CoA thioesterase has protein sequence MLSHQVSYRVCYADTDQMGYVYYGNYARFYEIARVETLRSIGVSYKVLEDAGIGLPVYENYSKYHAPALYDDLLRIECTLIKMPSARIEFEYKIFNQSDDLLHEGKTTLVFMDLATKKVVKAPEWLISAIIEKRTDA, from the coding sequence ATGCTCTCTCACCAGGTTTCGTACCGCGTTTGTTATGCAGATACCGATCAAATGGGTTATGTGTATTATGGTAATTATGCACGTTTCTATGAAATTGCGCGAGTAGAGACTTTACGAAGTATTGGAGTTAGTTATAAGGTACTAGAAGATGCAGGAATTGGTTTGCCGGTATATGAAAATTACTCGAAGTACCACGCCCCAGCTTTATATGATGATTTATTGCGAATTGAATGTACTTTGATCAAAATGCCTTCTGCTCGCATCGAATTTGAATATAAAATTTTCAATCAGAGTGACGATTTATTGCACGAAGGGAAGACTACATTAGTCTTCATGGATTTAGCTACAAAGAAAGTGGTGAAAGCACCCGAATGGTTGATTTCGGCTATTATAGAAAAGAGAACTGATGCTTAG
- the mltG gene encoding endolytic transglycosylase MltG produces MVSNKRLKIFILVFSLVSAMFSYYVWQVFKTPNFRVEANQPFELFIPEKSTFESVLDTLKKHDLVRDQLSFRFLAKVLNYPEKIRPGRYIIHSEMGNWELLRKLRNGRQDAYKVVINNFRLKEDIAGRIAKQTDYDSAAIYAVLDSTELMQQWGFTSETSPAIFIPNTYEVNWTTSFPEFLGKMNKAYVKFWTSKRKAEAQKLGLTPIQVSILASIVYGESKNPKEQARVAGVYWNRLQANMPLQADPTVVFAWKDFTIKRVTSKYTALNSPYNTYRNAGLPPGPISIVPSDVIDKVLNLEHHQYMYFCAKADFSENHAFAVTYEEHMQNAADYQKALDQNKIH; encoded by the coding sequence ATGGTTTCGAATAAGCGATTGAAGATTTTTATTTTGGTTTTTAGCTTGGTTTCGGCCATGTTTTCTTACTACGTTTGGCAGGTATTTAAAACACCTAATTTTAGGGTAGAAGCGAATCAACCTTTCGAATTATTCATTCCAGAAAAATCGACCTTTGAATCGGTGTTGGATACGTTAAAAAAGCACGATTTAGTACGGGATCAATTAAGCTTTCGCTTCTTAGCTAAAGTGTTAAACTATCCTGAGAAAATTCGTCCGGGCAGATATATCATTCACAGTGAAATGGGGAACTGGGAATTGCTACGTAAACTAAGAAATGGTCGTCAGGATGCGTATAAAGTGGTAATTAACAATTTCAGATTAAAAGAAGACATAGCTGGGCGTATTGCAAAACAAACAGATTATGATTCAGCCGCAATTTATGCGGTATTAGATTCAACGGAACTCATGCAACAATGGGGATTTACTTCTGAAACAAGTCCTGCCATTTTCATCCCAAATACCTATGAGGTTAATTGGACTACTTCATTTCCGGAATTTTTAGGGAAAATGAATAAGGCCTATGTGAAGTTTTGGACATCAAAACGTAAGGCAGAAGCACAGAAATTAGGGTTGACGCCTATTCAGGTTTCTATTCTAGCCAGCATTGTGTACGGGGAATCTAAAAACCCAAAAGAGCAAGCACGTGTCGCTGGGGTATATTGGAATCGTTTGCAAGCTAATATGCCGCTTCAAGCGGATCCAACCGTGGTTTTTGCTTGGAAAGATTTTACCATTAAGCGAGTTACGAGTAAATATACGGCGCTTAATTCTCCTTACAATACATACAGGAATGCCGGATTGCCACCGGGTCCGATTTCGATTGTTCCCAGTGACGTAATTGACAAGGTCTTAAATTTAGAGCACCATCAGTATATGTATTTCTGTGCCAAAGCTGATTTTTCAGAGAACCACGCTTTTGCAGTTACTTATGAGGAACACATGCAAAATGCGGCGGATTACCAGAAAGCTTTAGATCAAAACAAAATACATTAA
- a CDS encoding Ldh family oxidoreductase, producing the protein MQADYHLLKKYVASVFTAIGCSDEDAALASDVLVSADARGIDSHGVARLAGYVRLFDNGRLNTKPQVKVLHETPSTATLDGDRGLGLIVAPKAMEIACEKAALAGTGWVAVQNSNHFGIAGYHAMKALPSQMIGWAMTHAAPLVTPTFSKEKLLGTNPIAVAIPANEEPAFVADFASTAVAYGKLEILQRKGLDTPDGWVQDANGDPCNDAFAIKNGGALLPLGGDREHGSHKGYGLGAIVDILSGVLSGANFGPWVPPFATAGFMQAGETVGNGTGHFLGAMRVDAFRPAEDFANDMDKWIRRFRSAKAVEGKQVLIPGDPERELEAIRRVDGIPLLKPVVEDLQSLASRFQLDFILD; encoded by the coding sequence ATGCAGGCAGATTATCATTTACTGAAAAAATATGTAGCTTCTGTTTTTACGGCCATCGGTTGTAGTGACGAAGATGCGGCTCTAGCTTCGGATGTTTTAGTATCCGCTGACGCTCGTGGAATTGATTCACACGGTGTTGCTCGCTTAGCTGGTTATGTTCGTCTCTTCGATAACGGAAGATTAAACACAAAACCCCAGGTAAAAGTTTTACATGAGACCCCTTCAACAGCTACTTTAGATGGAGATCGTGGTTTAGGACTCATTGTGGCGCCAAAGGCGATGGAAATTGCCTGTGAAAAAGCCGCTTTAGCTGGTACCGGTTGGGTAGCAGTTCAGAACTCTAATCACTTTGGAATTGCCGGTTATCATGCGATGAAGGCACTTCCTTCTCAAATGATTGGATGGGCCATGACTCACGCTGCACCCTTAGTTACACCCACTTTTTCGAAAGAAAAATTATTAGGGACTAATCCCATTGCTGTAGCGATTCCTGCGAATGAAGAACCAGCTTTTGTGGCTGATTTCGCATCAACTGCTGTCGCTTATGGTAAATTAGAAATTCTACAAAGAAAGGGATTGGATACACCTGACGGTTGGGTTCAAGATGCTAATGGGGATCCTTGTAACGACGCATTTGCTATTAAAAATGGAGGAGCTTTATTACCACTAGGAGGTGACCGCGAACACGGTTCCCATAAAGGATATGGATTAGGAGCTATTGTTGATATTTTGTCAGGTGTTTTGTCGGGGGCGAATTTTGGTCCTTGGGTACCTCCATTTGCGACCGCTGGTTTTATGCAAGCGGGAGAAACGGTAGGGAATGGAACAGGGCATTTTTTAGGCGCGATGCGTGTGGATGCTTTTAGACCTGCGGAAGATTTTGCAAACGATATGGATAAGTGGATTCGTCGTTTTAGATCTGCCAAAGCCGTGGAAGGAAAGCAAGTACTTATTCCGGGTGATCCAGAACGCGAATTAGAAGCAATTCGTCGTGTAGATGGAATTCCTTTATTAAAACCAGTAGTAGAGGATTTACAATCCTTAGCCTCTCGTTTTCAGTTAGATTTTATATTAGATTAA
- a CDS encoding FMN-binding glutamate synthase family protein: protein MNIISSAWFWITIVAILVIIRDVFIQKSHTITHNFPIVGHFRYWLEQIGPELRQYIVANNREELPFNRQERSWIYASSKNENNLQGFGTDQDFSSPGYIFIKNAMMGFNPSKDHLYHKNPGVLPAAKVIGLYHKRAKPFRPYSIVNISGMSYGSLSAKAVESLNKGALLAGCYHNTGEGSLSPYHQNGADVMLNIGTAYFGVRELDGRFSMDKLKEKVEENPCIKAIELKLSQGAKPGKGGMLPKSKINKEIAEIRHIPMDQDAMSPAFHSEFSTVPEMVYFIESMAAETGLPVGVKSAIGKLEQWEELAAYMEKYGKGPDFITIDGGEGGTGAAPHAFADHVSMPFTFAFAKVYQIFQRHNLTDKIFFIASGKLGFPEKALMAFAMGADSIHIAREAMMSIGCIQAQKCHTNHCPTGIATSNKWLQSGIDVTLKSERYYRYHYTLVKEIAEITHACGYEHPTQMTMDDIEWSMGDNNRTMALSKALGYTKTETAYAGLEELVKCPHLGGLNARKRLSL, encoded by the coding sequence ATGAACATTATATCCTCCGCCTGGTTTTGGATTACCATTGTTGCTATCCTAGTTATTATTCGAGATGTTTTCATTCAAAAAAGCCACACCATCACACATAATTTCCCTATCGTAGGTCATTTTAGGTATTGGCTAGAACAAATAGGACCTGAATTAAGACAATACATCGTAGCAAACAACCGAGAAGAATTACCTTTTAATCGCCAAGAGCGTTCCTGGATTTATGCATCTTCTAAGAATGAGAATAATTTACAGGGTTTTGGGACCGATCAGGATTTTAGCTCTCCTGGTTATATTTTTATCAAAAATGCCATGATGGGATTTAATCCATCAAAAGATCATTTATACCATAAAAACCCGGGTGTTTTACCTGCAGCTAAAGTCATTGGATTATACCATAAAAGAGCGAAACCATTCCGCCCCTATTCCATTGTCAATATTTCCGGAATGTCATATGGTTCTCTATCCGCAAAAGCAGTTGAATCATTAAATAAAGGCGCTCTATTAGCTGGTTGCTATCACAATACAGGAGAAGGATCTTTATCACCCTACCACCAAAACGGTGCTGATGTGATGTTAAACATTGGTACTGCCTATTTTGGTGTCAGAGAACTAGATGGCCGCTTTTCAATGGATAAATTAAAGGAAAAGGTCGAAGAAAATCCATGCATTAAAGCCATCGAATTAAAGCTTTCTCAAGGAGCTAAACCTGGAAAAGGGGGAATGCTTCCAAAATCAAAAATCAATAAAGAAATAGCCGAAATACGTCATATCCCAATGGATCAAGATGCTATGTCGCCCGCTTTTCACTCGGAATTCTCCACCGTTCCAGAAATGGTATATTTCATTGAATCGATGGCTGCAGAAACAGGCTTACCGGTAGGTGTCAAATCTGCCATCGGTAAATTAGAACAATGGGAGGAATTAGCCGCTTACATGGAAAAATACGGTAAAGGTCCTGATTTCATAACCATTGATGGAGGTGAAGGAGGAACAGGTGCCGCTCCTCACGCGTTTGCTGACCACGTTTCTATGCCATTTACTTTTGCTTTTGCAAAGGTCTACCAAATATTCCAACGTCATAACCTAACCGATAAAATCTTCTTCATTGCCTCAGGAAAATTAGGCTTCCCGGAAAAAGCCTTAATGGCCTTTGCCATGGGAGCAGATAGTATTCACATTGCTCGCGAAGCAATGATGTCGATTGGTTGCATTCAAGCACAAAAATGCCATACAAACCATTGCCCCACTGGAATTGCTACCTCTAATAAATGGTTACAGTCCGGTATAGATGTGACACTAAAAAGTGAGCGCTATTACCGTTACCACTATACCCTGGTGAAAGAAATTGCCGAAATTACGCATGCTTGTGGTTATGAGCACCCTACTCAGATGACAATGGATGATATCGAATGGTCAATGGGTGACAATAACCGAACAATGGCACTTTCTAAGGCTTTGGGATATACAAAAACGGAGACAGCCTATGCCGGATTAGAAGAATTAGTCAAATGTCCGCATTTAGGTGGTCTAAATGCAAGAAAACGGCTATCTTTGTAA